The genomic interval cctagtcttttcagttttgttgtagCTCTTATTATATTTTCACCAAGACTAAATAGGAAATTCTTGAATCTAGATCCAGATTGCCATTAAAAAGTAACTATTTCTATGTTGAGTCAATGCATAGCTACCATTTGAAGTAATCCTGCCATCACACAGAGGTATCATAGAAATATGGTAAGCAGAAAGAGACGTACTGTGGAGCTGAGacgctgctgcagctgcatccTCAGCTCTGCGTTTCGCTGTTTCAGGCGATCTGTCTCCAGAGTGAGATCAGAAATCTCCATCAGGACAGCActggaaacacagaaacacacaaacacataaaaaaaaaacaacatttggtaCAGATGGATGtcttatatttgtgtgtttgtcacttACTGGTACTGCTTTAGATTTCTCTCTGCTGCATCCCACAGTTTGAGTTTCTCCTCAGAGACAACATTTCCCAGACTCTCCCAATACGCTTCATGCTCTGAAGAATCACGCTGCGCTGAGCTCTTCCTTAAAAAGTGTTAAGAGCACGCTGGTATTAAATATGAAGGACAggataaacagaaacatgtaaCAGCTCATTAAAAAGGGCAACCTTACCTTCTGTGCTCAAGGAAACTTTTCAGAGCAGGCAGCACGTGGTCAGGATTGATGAGCTCAGGGCCTGAATTTGTCGTAGCTCTGGTCTCCTCTGCCTTTCCGAAGTCACTGGATGCGCAGGCATCCTGAAGACACGCAAACCACTTATTAGCAAGGGTGATGCTGAAACGACCCACAGAAGTCGTCCTCTCTTCCCTTCCTCACCTTAGTTTGCTCCTTCTGCTGATGCTCGTACTTTATTAGGAAATCAGTCAGCTCAGGTAGATCTTTGTCGTTGAGGCCCAACGACTAGAACAGGAGGTAGAGTGACTGGTTGCTCAAGTTTTGTCTCAGTCGTGGAACTAATGTTCAGCTTAAGAAATAAGCATAAATGAGCTGAATATGAACTTACATAAAGGAGGGTAACCAGCTTCATATCAGTTTGTTCCTCATTCTCCAGGGGGGCAAGAAGCTTCAGGACTTTAGTTTCCACCAGGAAGTCCTGAAAGGAATGAAGGAAAGCTTATTTTATCCTCAGACGTGTCTATATTTTCATATTACTCTTGTCAGTGAACATAAAACTTGATCTTGTGTCTAACCGTTTCATTACACAGCAGCTCCTTCACTTTCTCCTGTGTGTCGCTAAAGAAATTCTCTTCCTGCCGCTCTGGACCACTGTCGCTGTTCCCTGCCAGTTCCTGAGGCCGGCTGGGACCAGAGAGCTCCAAGGAAGCCAAATGAGGCCGCTCCCAGGACAAGCCAAGCAGCTGTTTGCAGATCACTGAGTCGATGAGCAAAGCTCTCTCTGCTAGCTGCTTTGCTTCTGCATCAGTCATCAGCCACATCTCCTCAAACGTTTTGCCATCAGCAACTGCAAAGTGCCTGCGtggattaaaagaaaactcaggGGTAAGAGGAAAGTGTTCATACAGAACTTGTAACCATAGTGTAATTATGACTTACTTGAGTTGCACTTTTAAGCGCTCATATTTCTGGATCTGGCGTTTGTAGTTCTCAGACAATTTACGACTGTGTCTTGTAAACTCTTTCTGTTCTTTGGTGTacaagttttttaatttttgtaaattgttttcATCCCTGAAACATAAAGTCATCACTGTAAACGTGTATATGTGCATGCGTTTtcctgaggaaaaaataaacaaacctccCTACCTTTGGGATATGCGTTTAAGATTGGCCAATGAGAGCCTAAACTGTGTTTCCTTCTCTTCTAGACCTTGGTGTTTCAGTTTCTCAAGAACAGTGGCGTTCCTGATCTTTTGATTCGTTCTCTCCTCAGCCTGCAGAGCCAAGAATGGGACTTACAGTCTCATAAAACAAGATGCGTTATTGCAGTTCAGTTCCATATTTGGACAAACCTGCTCCTTTGCATTATTTTCCATCTCCAAGACTTTGGTGTTGTGAGCATTCTTAAACCTCAGCTTGTGGATTTTCTCCTCGTATTCCTCCACcttctttctcctctctgcCAGACTCTCGAGCTGGAATCAAAAGTAGGAGTTATAGGATACAGAGCTGATAAACAGGTATGAGGGTTACAGGCAGATGGAAGAAGACTGAAAGTTGAGTAGGTTCACTTACTAGTGTATttgtgtggaggtgtgtgtgtgtgtgtgtgtgtgtatttaatcATCCGTACCTCTTTGTCCCACAG from Kryptolebias marmoratus isolate JLee-2015 linkage group LG19, ASM164957v2, whole genome shotgun sequence carries:
- the drc1 gene encoding dynein regulatory complex protein 1 isoform X2 encodes the protein MNLRRDLTAFVTDIQTAADAKVVQKRTQLGEAKQKREELLEKDVKSSQEKFDEIASRWLIVSQKVILPDLQEALNKQQQLCAVLIQDKKKLINELQQELKLGDDSYVKHLRKNAEEIDLMIERMEDQIQILTQAYREELAQIERVHQQELKFLLSEDITKWEEDLKELWDKELESLAERRKKVEEYEEKIHKLRFKNAHNTKVLEMENNAKEQAEERTNQKIRNATVLEKLKHQGLEEKETQFRLSLANLKRISQRDENNLQKLKNLYTKEQKEFTRHSRKLSENYKRQIQKYERLKVQLKHFAVADGKTFEEMWLMTDAEAKQLAERALLIDSVICKQLLGLSWERPHLASLELSGPSRPQELAGNSDSGPERQEENFFSDTQEKVKELLCNETDFLVETKVLKLLAPLENEEQTDMKLVTLLYSLGLNDKDLPELTDFLIKYEHQQKEQTKDACASSDFGKAEETRATTNSGPELINPDHVLPALKSFLEHRRKSSAQRDSSEHEAYWESLGNVVSEEKLKLWDAAERNLKQYHAVLMEISDLTLETDRLKQRNAELRMQLQQRLSSTAD
- the drc1 gene encoding dynein regulatory complex protein 1 isoform X1, giving the protein MEHFVSMEMAKEEPGKEPEPPVLSDNEDTNGVSTQKDEKQGNEKEVVVEGRKTRKQQEKESQKKIMNLRRDLTAFVTDIQTAADAKVVQKRTQLGEAKQKREELLEKDVKSSQEKFDEIASRWLIVSQKVILPDLQEALNKQQQLCAVLIQDKKKLINELQQELKLGDDSYVKHLRKNAEEIDLMIERMEDQIQILTQAYREELAQIERVHQQELKFLLSEDITKWEEDLKELWDKELESLAERRKKVEEYEEKIHKLRFKNAHNTKVLEMENNAKEQAEERTNQKIRNATVLEKLKHQGLEEKETQFRLSLANLKRISQRDENNLQKLKNLYTKEQKEFTRHSRKLSENYKRQIQKYERLKVQLKHFAVADGKTFEEMWLMTDAEAKQLAERALLIDSVICKQLLGLSWERPHLASLELSGPSRPQELAGNSDSGPERQEENFFSDTQEKVKELLCNETDFLVETKVLKLLAPLENEEQTDMKLVTLLYSLGLNDKDLPELTDFLIKYEHQQKEQTKDACASSDFGKAEETRATTNSGPELINPDHVLPALKSFLEHRRKSSAQRDSSEHEAYWESLGNVVSEEKLKLWDAAERNLKQYHAVLMEISDLTLETDRLKQRNAELRMQLQQRLSSTAD